The Proteus vulgaris genome has a segment encoding these proteins:
- the gnd gene encoding 6-phosphogluconate dehydrogenase — translation MSKQQIGVVGMAVMGRNLALNIESRGYTVSIYNRSSDKTNEVIAENPGKKLVPNYSIEEFVDSLEKPRRILLMVKAGEATDKTIAALTPHLDKGDILIDGGNTFFKDTIRRNRELSAQGFNFIGTGVSGGEEGALKGPSIMPGGQKEAYELVAPILEKIAAVAEGEPCVTYIGADGAGHYVKMVHNGIEYGDMQLIAEAYSVLKHSLGLTNEELAETFTEWNQGELSSYLIEITADIFRKKDDEGKYLVDVILDEAANKGTGKWTSQSSLDLGVPVTLITESVFARYISSLKDQRVAASKVLSGPTPKAFSGDKKAFIENVRRALYLGKIVSYAQGFQQLKAASDEYSWDLNYGEIAKIFRAGCIIRAQFLQKITDAYNEDANIANLLLAPYFKQIADDYQQALRDVVCYGVQAGIPTPTFSAAISYYDSYRAEVLPANLIQAQRDYFGAHTYKRTDKEGVFHTEWME, via the coding sequence ATGTCAAAACAGCAAATCGGCGTGGTTGGTATGGCAGTAATGGGACGTAATCTTGCGCTAAATATTGAAAGCCGTGGTTATACTGTCTCCATTTACAACCGCTCAAGCGATAAAACCAACGAAGTTATCGCTGAAAATCCAGGTAAAAAACTGGTTCCGAATTATTCTATTGAAGAGTTTGTTGATTCGTTAGAAAAACCGCGCCGTATTTTATTAATGGTAAAAGCGGGTGAAGCAACGGATAAAACAATTGCTGCATTGACACCGCATTTAGATAAAGGCGATATCCTTATCGATGGCGGAAATACATTCTTTAAAGATACTATTCGTCGTAACCGTGAATTATCAGCACAAGGTTTTAATTTCATTGGTACAGGTGTTTCTGGTGGTGAAGAAGGTGCATTAAAAGGCCCTTCAATCATGCCGGGTGGACAAAAAGAAGCTTACGAATTAGTCGCACCAATCCTTGAGAAAATTGCAGCTGTTGCTGAAGGCGAGCCTTGTGTAACTTATATTGGTGCTGATGGTGCGGGTCACTATGTGAAAATGGTTCATAATGGTATCGAATACGGTGATATGCAATTGATTGCAGAAGCCTATTCCGTATTAAAACACTCTTTAGGTCTAACTAACGAAGAATTGGCAGAAACCTTTACCGAGTGGAACCAAGGTGAGTTAAGTAGCTATCTGATTGAAATCACTGCAGATATTTTCCGTAAAAAAGATGATGAAGGCAAATATCTTGTTGACGTTATTCTTGATGAAGCGGCAAATAAAGGTACAGGTAAATGGACTAGTCAAAGTTCTTTAGATTTAGGTGTACCTGTCACGCTTATCACTGAATCTGTATTTGCTCGGTATATCTCTTCATTAAAAGACCAACGTGTTGCTGCATCAAAAGTATTATCAGGCCCAACACCTAAAGCATTTTCTGGTGACAAAAAAGCCTTTATTGAAAATGTTCGTCGCGCACTGTATTTAGGTAAAATTGTCTCTTATGCGCAAGGTTTCCAACAACTGAAAGCCGCATCAGATGAATATAGCTGGGATTTAAACTACGGTGAAATCGCGAAGATTTTCCGTGCGGGTTGTATTATTCGTGCTCAATTCCTGCAAAAAATTACTGATGCCTATAATGAAGATGCAAACATCGCAAATCTGCTGTTAGCACCATACTTCAAACAAATTGCTGATGATTACCAACAAGCTCTACGTGATGTTGTTTGTTATGGCGTGCAAGCGGGTATTCCTACACCAACCTTCTCTGCGGCTATTTCTTACTACGACAGCTATCGTGCAGAAGTGTTACCTGCAAACTTAATCCAAGCTCAACGCGATTATTTTGGTGCGCATACTTATAAGCGTACTGATAAAGAAGGTGTATTCCATACAGAGTGGATGGAATAA
- the yoaE gene encoding putative transporter: MEWILDPTIWVGLSTLIVLEIVLGIDNLVFIAILADKLPAKLRDKARITGLLCALLMRIVLLFSLSWLITLTKPLITLFEHPFSARDLIMLLGGIFLLFKATMELNERLEGKDHGEGKQRKTTSFWSVVAQIIVLDAVFSLDSVITAVGMVDHLGVMIAAVTIAMILMILASKPLTNFVNNHPTIVILCLSFLLMIGFALVAEGFGYAIPKGYLYAAIGFSIMIEVFNQLAQFNRRRFLSASRSLRERTAEAVLRIINGKPETSELDPHTSDLVSSSEEVFDPQERQMIVRVLGLSQRNVNSIMTSRHDVEYVDLNATQDDIRQLLEKDPHSRLVITDEQSSDEPVGVVNVIQLLNQQLRNEPLDLRLLVTQPLIFPEGLSLLQALEQFRSAHTHFAFVVDEFGSVEGIVTLTDVMETIAGNLPVSSEENDSRHDFSSK; encoded by the coding sequence ATGGAATGGATCTTGGATCCGACGATTTGGGTAGGACTCTCCACCCTAATTGTTCTCGAAATCGTACTTGGTATTGATAACCTTGTTTTTATTGCTATTCTGGCAGATAAACTCCCAGCAAAACTAAGAGATAAAGCACGTATAACAGGCCTATTGTGTGCCTTACTTATGCGTATTGTGTTGTTATTTAGTCTCTCTTGGCTTATCACTCTGACAAAACCTCTTATCACACTGTTTGAGCATCCTTTCAGTGCAAGAGACTTAATTATGCTTCTCGGAGGGATATTCTTGCTGTTCAAAGCCACGATGGAGCTTAATGAACGGCTAGAAGGTAAAGACCACGGTGAGGGAAAACAACGCAAAACCACCAGCTTTTGGTCTGTTGTTGCCCAAATTATCGTACTGGATGCGGTATTCTCGCTTGACTCAGTAATAACCGCTGTGGGGATGGTTGATCATTTAGGCGTTATGATTGCGGCTGTTACTATCGCAATGATATTGATGATCCTGGCAAGTAAGCCTTTAACAAACTTCGTCAATAATCACCCAACCATTGTTATTTTGTGTTTAAGTTTCTTGCTGATGATCGGTTTCGCATTAGTTGCCGAAGGTTTTGGCTACGCCATTCCAAAAGGCTACTTATATGCAGCAATTGGCTTCTCTATCATGATAGAGGTCTTTAATCAGCTTGCACAATTTAATCGTCGCCGTTTCTTATCTGCCTCTCGTTCTTTACGTGAACGTACAGCAGAAGCGGTGTTACGCATTATTAATGGTAAACCTGAAACTTCAGAATTAGATCCTCACACCTCTGACCTAGTCTCTAGTTCAGAAGAAGTGTTTGATCCTCAAGAGCGCCAAATGATTGTGCGTGTGCTGGGTTTAAGTCAACGCAACGTTAACAGTATCATGACCTCTCGCCATGATGTTGAGTACGTCGATTTAAATGCAACGCAAGATGATATTCGCCAATTATTGGAAAAAGATCCGCACTCTCGCCTTGTGATCACCGATGAGCAATCTAGTGATGAACCTGTTGGTGTCGTTAATGTGATCCAGCTGTTGAACCAACAGCTACGTAATGAACCACTAGACTTACGTTTATTGGTCACACAACCGTTGATCTTCCCTGAAGGTCTATCACTGCTACAAGCATTAGAACAATTTCGAAGTGCGCATACTCACTTCGCGTTTGTCGTAGATGAATTCGGTTCAGTGGAAGGTATTGTTACATTAACTGACGTAATGGAAACCATTGCAGGTAACTTACCCGTCAGCTCTGAAGAAAACGACTCACGCCACGATTTTAGCTCAAAATGA
- a CDS encoding putative transporter: MEHLQRVPKVGEKILIDGIEFEPLEVNNHRINKVRIVEPTPEDEENVDEA, from the coding sequence ATGGAGCATTTACAACGTGTACCAAAAGTAGGTGAAAAAATCCTAATTGATGGTATTGAATTTGAGCCATTAGAAGTCAACAATCATCGAATTAATAAAGTTCGAATTGTGGAGCCTACACCGGAAGACGAAGAAAACGTGGACGAAGCGTAA
- the dcuC_1 gene encoding C4-dicarboxylate transporter DcuC, whose protein sequence is MLDVNEIKTHAPSFYAILPFTPIIGVLVFDGKWLPELHIVAIIIICMILAAIIEFIRSFSAKQVFEGLEVAYRGMADAFAQVVMLLVAAGVFAQGLTTVGFINALIEGAQSLGSGAIVMMIALVLITMLAAMTTGSGNAPFYAFVELIPRLASNMGVNPAYLTIPMLQASNLGRTLSPVSGVVVAVSGMAKISPFEVMKRVSVPVLVGLVIVIVATEILVPSTLG, encoded by the coding sequence ATGTTAGACGTGAATGAGATCAAAACTCACGCACCAAGTTTCTATGCGATTTTACCTTTCACACCAATTATTGGTGTTTTAGTTTTCGATGGTAAATGGTTACCAGAACTTCATATCGTTGCCATTATTATCATCTGTATGATTTTAGCGGCTATTATCGAATTTATTCGTAGCTTTAGCGCCAAACAAGTTTTTGAAGGTTTAGAGGTTGCTTACCGTGGCATGGCAGATGCATTTGCTCAAGTTGTTATGTTATTAGTGGCAGCAGGGGTATTTGCTCAAGGCTTAACAACAGTTGGCTTTATTAACGCCTTAATTGAAGGGGCCCAGTCATTAGGCTCAGGTGCGATTGTGATGATGATCGCTCTGGTATTAATTACCATGTTAGCCGCGATGACAACCGGCTCGGGTAATGCACCATTCTATGCCTTTGTTGAATTAATTCCTCGTTTAGCAAGCAACATGGGTGTTAACCCTGCTTATTTAACTATTCCAATGTTACAAGCTTCAAACTTAGGGCGTACATTATCACCTGTTTCTGGTGTCGTAGTTGCGGTATCCGGTATGGCAAAAATTTCACCATTTGAAGTGATGAAACGTGTTTCTGTACCCGTATTAGTTGGGCTGGTTATTGTTATTGTTGCGACTGAAATTCTTGTACCAAGTACATTAGGTTAA
- the dcuC_2 gene encoding C4-dicarboxylate transporter DcuC gives MIEILIGALVAVGVGRYIVKGYSPTGVLMTGGLLLLIISVIMGRAVLPASATATGYGLIDIVEYVKNLLMSRGGDLGMMIMILCGFASYMTHIGANDVVVKLASRPLKMINSPYLLMVAAYIVACLMSLAVSSATGLGVLLMATLFPVMVNMGISRGAAAAICASPASIILAPTSGDVILAAEASQMPLIDSPLKPHYLSLLLQLLVCVSLTSFGSVILTVKSISKQKC, from the coding sequence ATGATTGAAATTCTTATCGGCGCCCTCGTTGCAGTGGGTGTTGGACGTTATATTGTAAAAGGCTATTCACCAACGGGTGTGTTAATGACGGGTGGTCTGTTATTACTGATCATCAGCGTTATTATGGGTAGAGCTGTTTTACCTGCGAGTGCGACTGCGACAGGCTACGGATTAATTGACATTGTTGAGTATGTGAAAAATCTTCTAATGAGCCGTGGTGGCGATTTAGGTATGATGATCATGATACTGTGTGGCTTTGCTTCTTATATGACACACATCGGTGCAAATGATGTTGTAGTAAAATTAGCATCACGCCCACTGAAAATGATCAACTCACCTTATCTTCTGATGGTCGCGGCTTATATTGTTGCATGTTTAATGTCTCTGGCTGTTTCATCAGCAACGGGCTTAGGTGTGTTGTTAATGGCAACACTGTTCCCTGTTATGGTAAATATGGGAATTAGTCGCGGGGCTGCTGCTGCAATTTGTGCGTCTCCAGCCTCTATTATTTTAGCGCCAACATCAGGTGATGTTATTTTAGCCGCTGAAGCCTCTCAAATGCCACTGATAGATTCGCCTTTAAAACCACATTACCTATCTCTATTGCTGCAATTATTGGTATGTGTATCGCTCACTTCTTTTGGCAGCGTTATCTTGACCGTAAAGAGCATATCGAAACAGAAATGTTAG
- the asmA gene encoding assembly protein codes for MKRFLTTLAILLVVILAGLTALVLLINPNDFRGYLVERVEKQSGYKLTLQDDMRWHVWPKLSIISGKMSLTAPGAEMPLITADNMRLDVELLPLLSHQLEVKEVMLKGAVVRQTPESKAIPKIPSPSTPKDTSHPVIEPRANSWQLNIAKVNISDSLIIWQMKDGEQLNLRDINLSLKTDDKKQVNLEMSTKVNRDRREITLNVAANADMSSYPYQINGNISQLDYVLSGVEIPENGITGSLTSDFTIQNEGIRKISFDNLNFTANDSQLQGHIRAEFADKTRYQIDLKGDQLNLNTLLPELATAKTAETALLSLKDNKTPSSFSLFNTAHAAPAPNATIIAKPVITSVTIENKEYDLTHWGNIEFTLKLALNKLLYKDLEINYFKLDALNNPKSLNIQTLTGKILQGDFSLPTVISTSIVPAHISMDITMNNIPLQPLLRAFNQPENFSGLISAKGNVEGAGYNRKAFYHYWQGTLNTSLTQFKMQGLNVPQVIQQSIAQATDKVIYPENIESYTQADNVIAQFKLTPKGQLTVNSLDAQANTYQIKGQGNVNLQRHDLDVTLLVNIKKGWGKENEFIRQLTKIDIPLRLYGDWNAVQYELNVEKLLRDQLQQKAKQAIDNWLNKQDAESPEVKALNQLLKKI; via the coding sequence ATGAAAAGGTTTTTGACAACACTGGCTATTTTGCTTGTGGTTATTTTGGCAGGCTTAACAGCATTAGTTTTACTCATTAACCCTAATGATTTCCGTGGATATCTTGTTGAACGAGTTGAAAAACAAAGTGGCTATAAACTCACATTGCAAGATGATATGCGTTGGCATGTTTGGCCAAAGCTGAGTATTATCAGTGGAAAAATGTCATTAACAGCACCAGGTGCTGAAATGCCTTTAATTACAGCAGATAATATGCGTCTGGATGTTGAATTATTACCGCTTCTCTCTCATCAACTTGAAGTAAAAGAAGTTATGCTTAAAGGGGCTGTCGTTCGTCAAACACCAGAAAGTAAGGCCATTCCTAAAATACCATCCCCCTCTACACCTAAAGATACTTCTCATCCAGTTATAGAGCCTAGGGCGAATAGCTGGCAGTTGAATATCGCAAAAGTAAACATTTCAGACAGCTTAATTATTTGGCAAATGAAAGACGGTGAGCAACTTAATTTGCGTGATATTAATTTATCGCTGAAAACAGACGATAAAAAACAAGTCAATCTTGAGATGAGCACGAAAGTGAATCGTGATCGTCGTGAGATCACGCTAAATGTTGCCGCTAATGCGGATATGAGCAGCTATCCTTACCAAATCAACGGTAATATCTCACAGCTGGATTATGTTTTATCCGGGGTAGAAATCCCTGAAAATGGCATCACAGGAAGTTTAACCTCAGATTTTACGATCCAAAATGAGGGGATAAGAAAAATTTCATTTGATAACTTAAATTTCACCGCTAATGACAGTCAGCTACAAGGCCATATTCGTGCTGAATTTGCGGATAAAACACGTTATCAGATCGATTTAAAAGGTGATCAATTAAATTTAAATACGTTGCTACCAGAGTTAGCTACGGCTAAAACAGCTGAAACCGCATTATTGTCCCTTAAAGATAATAAGACACCGTCATCATTTTCATTATTCAATACAGCACATGCAGCTCCAGCTCCAAATGCAACGATTATAGCCAAGCCGGTTATTACTTCAGTGACGATTGAAAATAAAGAATATGATTTAACGCATTGGGGCAATATTGAATTTACGCTGAAATTAGCACTGAATAAGCTTCTTTATAAAGATTTGGAGATTAATTATTTTAAACTTGATGCGCTAAATAATCCCAAATCGCTGAATATTCAAACCTTAACAGGAAAAATTCTTCAGGGTGATTTTTCACTTCCTACCGTGATTTCTACCAGTATAGTGCCCGCTCATATCAGTATGGATATCACTATGAACAATATTCCCTTACAACCCTTATTGCGTGCATTTAATCAGCCTGAAAATTTCAGTGGGTTAATTTCAGCTAAAGGAAATGTTGAAGGTGCGGGATATAATCGAAAAGCCTTTTATCATTACTGGCAGGGCACACTGAATACCTCATTAACTCAATTTAAAATGCAGGGCTTAAATGTACCTCAGGTTATTCAGCAATCTATTGCTCAAGCAACGGATAAAGTGATTTACCCTGAAAATATCGAAAGTTACACTCAAGCAGATAATGTTATTGCCCAATTTAAATTAACGCCAAAAGGACAGTTGACGGTTAATTCACTTGATGCTCAAGCTAATACTTATCAAATTAAAGGGCAGGGTAACGTTAACCTTCAACGTCATGATCTTGATGTGACGCTATTGGTTAATATTAAAAAGGGGTGGGGTAAAGAAAACGAATTTATTCGCCAACTGACTAAAATAGATATTCCATTAAGGCTTTATGGGGATTGGAATGCGGTGCAATATGAGCTCAATGTTGAAAAATTATTGCGTGACCAATTACAGCAAAAAGCAAAACAAGCCATCGATAATTGGCTGAATAAACAAGACGCTGAAAGCCCTGAAGTCAAAGCACTCAATCAGTTATTGAAGAAAATTTAA
- the dcd gene encoding deoxycytidine triphosphate deaminase, with the protein MRLCDRDIIQWLDEGKLVIEPRPPVERINGATADVRLGNQFRVFQGHTAAYIDLSGPKAEVNAALERVMSDEIVLPDGEAFYLHPGELALAVTLESVTLPDNVVGWLDGRSSLARLGLMVHVTAHRIDPGWHGQIVLEFFNSGKLPLALRPGMVIGALSFEPMSGSADRPYNRRQDAKYKNQQGAVGSRISED; encoded by the coding sequence ATGCGATTATGCGACCGTGATATTATTCAGTGGCTGGATGAAGGTAAATTAGTCATTGAACCCCGCCCGCCTGTCGAGCGAATTAACGGCGCAACAGCAGATGTTCGCTTAGGAAATCAATTCCGTGTTTTCCAAGGACATACTGCTGCTTATATTGATCTGAGTGGCCCAAAAGCTGAAGTGAATGCCGCATTAGAACGCGTGATGAGTGATGAAATTGTGTTACCTGATGGTGAAGCTTTTTATTTACATCCTGGTGAGTTAGCGTTGGCAGTGACACTTGAATCGGTCACTTTGCCTGACAATGTAGTGGGATGGTTAGATGGACGCTCCTCATTAGCACGTTTAGGTTTGATGGTACATGTTACCGCACATCGTATTGATCCTGGTTGGCATGGACAAATCGTATTAGAGTTTTTTAATTCAGGTAAACTTCCCCTTGCATTAAGACCGGGCATGGTGATTGGTGCATTAAGCTTTGAACCTATGTCGGGGTCTGCTGATAGGCCTTATAATCGACGTCAAGATGCAAAATATAAAAATCAACAAGGTGCAGTTGGTAGTCGGATTAGCGAAGATTAA
- the udk gene encoding uridine kinase, with amino-acid sequence MADTAHQCTIVGIAGASASGKSLIASTLYRELRAQVGDHNIGVIPEDCYYRDQSDLTMEERYKVNYDHPNSMDHALLYQHLCELKAGNAIELPQYDYVAHTRKTESIPFKPKKVIIIEGILLLTDKRLREEMDFSIFVDTPLDICLMRRIKRDVNERGRSLDSVIEQYNKTVRPMFFQFIEPSKQYADIIVPRGGKNRVAIDILKAKIGQFCE; translated from the coding sequence ATGGCTGACACAGCACATCAGTGCACAATTGTAGGTATCGCTGGAGCTTCTGCTTCGGGTAAAAGTCTTATTGCAAGTACACTTTACCGTGAATTAAGAGCGCAAGTAGGTGATCATAATATCGGTGTGATACCAGAAGATTGTTATTATCGTGACCAAAGTGACTTGACGATGGAAGAACGATATAAGGTCAATTATGACCACCCTAATTCGATGGATCACGCACTTTTATACCAGCATTTGTGTGAACTAAAAGCAGGAAATGCCATCGAACTCCCTCAATATGACTACGTTGCTCACACACGCAAAACAGAATCCATACCTTTTAAACCTAAAAAAGTTATTATTATTGAAGGTATTTTGTTATTAACCGATAAGCGCCTGCGCGAAGAGATGGATTTCTCTATCTTTGTTGATACCCCATTAGATATTTGCTTAATGCGTAGAATTAAACGTGATGTAAATGAACGTGGACGTAGCTTAGACTCAGTCATTGAACAATATAATAAAACAGTTCGTCCAATGTTCTTCCAGTTTATTGAACCTTCTAAACAATATGCCGATATTATTGTACCTAGAGGGGGTAAAAACCGTGTTGCGATTGATATTCTGAAAGCAAAAATTGGGCAGTTTTGCGAATAA
- the ylxH gene encoding putative ATPase, producing MSDKSPEQTTPEILNEKVSGVLSTFEHSTLKRNLLSLKALHQCAMIDDVLHIELVMPFVWKKPFQVLIEEKTAELRNITGAKAIEWKLKHNISTLRRANDLPGVNGVRNILAVSSGKGGVGKSSTAVNLALALAQEGAKVGILDADIYGPSIPNMLGTTMERPTSPDGQHMAPIMAYGLASNSIGYLVTDDNAMVWRGPMASKALMQMLQDTLWPDLDYLVIDMPPGTGDIQLTLSQNIPVTAAVVVTTPQDIALVDAMKGIVMFKKVNVPVLGIIENMSAHICSNCGHLEPIFGTGGAAKLAEKYHCQLLGQVPLHISLREDLDRGQPTVMRDPEGEFADIYREIASTVSAQMYWDGDAIPTEISFRAV from the coding sequence ATGAGTGATAAATCCCCCGAGCAGACCACCCCTGAGATTCTGAACGAAAAAGTTTCAGGTGTCTTGTCTACTTTTGAACACTCGACATTGAAACGTAATCTGCTTTCTCTAAAAGCATTACATCAATGTGCGATGATTGACGATGTTCTTCATATCGAGTTAGTGATGCCGTTTGTTTGGAAAAAACCATTCCAAGTGCTAATTGAAGAAAAAACAGCTGAACTTCGTAATATCACTGGCGCAAAAGCGATTGAATGGAAGCTCAAACATAATATTTCAACCTTACGTCGTGCAAATGATCTGCCCGGTGTTAATGGTGTGCGTAATATTCTTGCTGTGAGCTCTGGTAAAGGTGGTGTAGGTAAATCAAGTACAGCCGTTAACCTTGCACTAGCCCTTGCACAAGAAGGTGCTAAAGTGGGTATTCTTGATGCAGATATTTATGGTCCGTCTATTCCTAATATGTTAGGTACCACAATGGAGCGTCCTACGTCCCCTGATGGACAACATATGGCACCAATTATGGCTTATGGATTAGCGTCTAACTCTATCGGTTATTTAGTCACTGACGATAACGCGATGGTATGGCGTGGACCTATGGCGAGCAAAGCGTTAATGCAAATGCTCCAAGATACGCTATGGCCCGACTTAGATTATCTTGTTATCGATATGCCACCGGGAACTGGTGATATTCAATTAACCTTATCCCAAAACATCCCTGTAACTGCGGCCGTTGTGGTAACAACACCACAAGATATTGCATTGGTGGATGCGATGAAAGGGATTGTCATGTTTAAGAAAGTCAATGTGCCTGTATTAGGTATTATTGAAAACATGAGTGCACATATTTGTAGTAACTGTGGTCACCTTGAACCTATCTTTGGTACAGGTGGTGCGGCAAAATTGGCAGAGAAATATCATTGCCAATTATTAGGTCAAGTCCCTCTTCATATCTCTTTACGTGAAGACTTAGACCGTGGACAGCCAACTGTTATGCGTGATCCTGAAGGTGAATTTGCCGATATTTATCGCGAAATAGCATCAACCGTTTCTGCTCAAATGTATTGGGATGGTGATGCAATCCCAACAGAAATTTCTTTCCGCGCAGTGTAA
- the metG gene encoding methionyl-tRNA synthetase, protein MSHVANKLLVTCALPYANGSIHLGHILEHIQADIWVRYQRMRGKEVHFICADDAHGTPIMLKAQQLGITPEAMIEEMSKEHQQDFAGFNISYDNYHSTHSEESRQLSTKIYLALKKNGHIKSKTISQLYDEEKGMFLPDRFVKGTCPKCKAQDQYGDNCEVCGSTYSPTELINPRSVVSGSTPVMRETEHYFFDLPAFSNMLQDWIRSGALQEQVANKMQEWFDSGLQQWDITRDAPYFGFEIPDAPGKYFYVWLDAPIGYMSSFLNLCEKRGDLSFDEFWNKDSKTDLYHFIGKDIVYFHSLFWPAMLEGSEYRKPTNLFVHGYVTVNGAKMSKSRGTFITARAYLDHFDADCLRYYYAAKLSSRIDDIDLNLEDFVQRVNSDIVNKVVNLASRTAGFISKRFDGKLADTLDDAKLYQHFVDMQDTIAQSFENREFGKAIREIMALADEANRYIDEKAPWVVAKQEGQDAQLQAICTMGINLFRVLMTYLKPVLPSLTERSEAFLQTQLTWNALAQPLLGQEITKFKALFNRIEMDKANAMVEASKSTIAPVKEVTGPLADSPIQETIKFDDFAKIDMRIAEIKLADFVEGSDKLLKLVLDLGGETRQVFSGIRTAYPDPKVLEGRLTVMVANLAPRKMRFGISEGMVMAAGPGDKDIFLLSPDSGAKPGQQVK, encoded by the coding sequence ATGTCTCACGTCGCGAATAAATTATTGGTAACCTGCGCGTTACCTTATGCTAACGGTTCAATTCATCTCGGTCATATCCTTGAGCACATTCAGGCAGATATCTGGGTCCGTTATCAACGAATGCGCGGCAAAGAAGTTCATTTCATCTGCGCTGACGATGCTCACGGCACACCAATTATGCTAAAGGCACAACAACTGGGTATTACCCCAGAAGCCATGATTGAAGAAATGAGCAAAGAGCATCAACAGGATTTTGCTGGCTTCAATATCAGTTATGATAATTATCACTCTACTCACAGTGAAGAAAGTCGCCAATTATCGACTAAAATTTATCTGGCACTGAAAAAGAATGGCCACATCAAAAGCAAAACGATTTCTCAGCTTTATGATGAAGAAAAAGGCATGTTCTTACCTGACCGTTTTGTGAAAGGCACTTGTCCTAAATGTAAAGCACAAGATCAATACGGTGATAACTGTGAAGTGTGTGGCTCAACTTACAGCCCAACAGAATTAATTAATCCACGTTCTGTCGTTTCAGGATCAACTCCTGTCATGCGTGAAACAGAACACTATTTCTTTGACTTACCTGCATTTAGCAACATGTTACAAGATTGGATACGCTCTGGCGCACTGCAAGAGCAAGTTGCAAATAAAATGCAAGAGTGGTTCGACAGCGGTTTACAACAATGGGATATCACTCGTGATGCACCCTATTTCGGTTTCGAAATTCCAGATGCTCCGGGTAAATATTTCTATGTATGGCTAGATGCACCGATTGGCTACATGAGCTCATTTTTAAACTTATGTGAAAAACGGGGTGACTTAAGTTTCGATGAGTTTTGGAATAAAGACAGCAAAACTGACCTTTATCACTTTATTGGTAAAGATATTGTCTATTTCCACAGTTTATTCTGGCCTGCCATGTTAGAAGGTAGCGAATATCGTAAACCAACGAACCTGTTTGTTCATGGTTATGTCACTGTAAATGGCGCGAAGATGTCTAAATCTCGTGGCACCTTTATTACAGCGCGTGCTTACCTTGATCATTTTGATGCTGATTGCCTGCGTTACTACTATGCAGCCAAACTTTCATCACGCATTGACGATATTGATCTAAACTTAGAAGACTTTGTTCAACGCGTAAACAGCGACATTGTAAATAAAGTCGTTAATCTAGCATCGCGTACTGCGGGTTTTATCAGCAAACGTTTTGATGGCAAATTAGCAGATACTTTAGATGATGCTAAGCTTTATCAACACTTCGTTGATATGCAAGACACCATTGCTCAATCATTTGAAAACCGTGAATTTGGTAAAGCCATTCGTGAAATTATGGCATTAGCTGACGAAGCTAACCGTTATATCGACGAAAAAGCGCCGTGGGTCGTAGCAAAACAAGAAGGTCAAGATGCTCAGTTACAAGCAATCTGTACCATGGGGATTAACTTATTCCGAGTACTGATGACGTATCTGAAACCTGTATTACCTTCACTGACAGAACGTTCAGAAGCATTTTTACAAACCCAATTAACATGGAATGCTCTTGCACAACCGCTATTAGGCCAAGAAATTACAAAATTCAAAGCGCTGTTTAATCGTATTGAAATGGATAAAGCTAATGCGATGGTTGAAGCATCTAAAAGCACCATTGCGCCAGTAAAAGAAGTCACTGGCCCATTAGCAGATTCACCTATTCAAGAAACGATTAAGTTTGATGATTTTGCAAAAATCGATATGCGTATCGCTGAAATTAAACTAGCGGATTTTGTTGAAGGCTCAGACAAACTGCTGAAATTAGTTTTAGACTTAGGTGGCGAAACTCGCCAAGTATTTTCAGGTATTCGTACTGCATACCCAGATCCTAAAGTGTTAGAAGGTCGCTTGACGGTGATGGTGGCAAACTTAGCACCTCGTAAAATGCGTTTTGGTATTTCAGAAGGCATGGTCATGGCCGCAGGTCCAGGCGATAAAGATATCTTCTTACTTAGCCCAGACTCTGGTGCAAAACCAGGTCAACAAGTGAAATAA